In Castanea sativa cultivar Marrone di Chiusa Pesio chromosome 6, ASM4071231v1, a single window of DNA contains:
- the LOC142639805 gene encoding uncharacterized protein LOC142639805, which produces MAASTVEVPIFTETNLGTRMAMAVPPDITARDFKREAERVHFNCFPKSGEIMIQGLMVKQKSFFYHLPESMPLKYAFQGKKGTWFLHVEARPLSDLSRSGLPKGVATKVVEHVLYVGSKDTVYLEPPNFLTNTVQTDTRGEGKKRSSERSNSLKPSLQELQSAVFIPKEKTNKRLKKHKLLECTVSEIKKGCNGRNEDTPGVTAKERSDICPSANEVEAREGLSTSAIVKAAPSDVSSEVVSVTAIIKRYFPISNEVSSFSSPSISDIDVTRTTFQGQMKEQLKTNANDNCSSIHVDALPGFAVKTPPRMLPLQTVRTPDCLGNKPGRYKVGKRLILASSNLRTSGSKQRPAFPLCRFKDGKVLESSMVKNSVFEISDSDD; this is translated from the exons ATGGCTGCTTCTACTGTGGAAGTACCAATCTTCACAGAAACTAACTTGGGCACTCGCATGGCAATGGCTGTCCCTCCAGATATCACTGCAAGAGACTTCAAGA GAGAAGCTGAAAGAGTGCACTTCAATTGTTTCCCCAAGTCAGGAGAGATCATGATCCAAGGATTAATG GTGAAGCAAAAGTCATTCTTTTACCATCTGCCCGAGTCAATGCCATTGAAGTATGCTTTCCAGGGTAAGAAAGGAACATGGTTTCTGCATGTGGAAGCACGGCCTTTGAGTGATTTAAGTAGGTCTGGTTTACCCAAGGGTGTGGCTACTAAAGTTGTGGAGCATGTATTATACGTTGGTAGCAAAGATACTGTTTATTTGGAACCACCAAACTTCCTTACAAACACTGTTCAGACTGACACAAgaggagaaggaaaaaaaaggagttcAGAAAGATCAAACTCCCTTAAACCTTCCCTACAAGAGCTTCAGAGCGCAGTCTTTATTCCAAAGGAAAAGACAAATAAGAGATTGAAGAAACACAAGCTTTTGGAGTGCACAGTGAGTGAAATAAAGAAGGGATGTAATGGTAGAAATGAAGACACTCCTGGTGTTACTGCCAAAGAGAGGTCTGATATTTGTCCATCTGCAAATGAAGTTGAGGCTAGAGAAGGATTGAGCACCAGTGCAATAGTGAAGGCGGCCCCAAGTGATGTGTCATCAGAAGTAGTATCAGTTACAGCTATCATTAAGAGGTATTTCCCGATTTCCAATGAGGTAAGCAGTTTTAGCAGCCCTTCAATCTCTGATATTGATGTCACACGTACAACCTTTCAAGGTCAAATGAAAGAACAATTGAAGACTAACGCCAATGATAATTGCTCAAGCATACATGTTGATGCCCTCCCTGGGTTTGCAGTCAAAACACCACCGAGGATGTTGCCATTGCAAACTGTTAGAACTCCAGACTGTTTGGGGAATAAGCCTGGAAGATATAAAGTTGGAAAACGTCTCATTCTTGCCTCATCTAATCTCAGGACTTCTGGAAGCAAGCAAAGACCTGCCTTTCCGTTATGCAGATTCAAAGATGGAAAAGTGTTAGAATCCTCTATGGTTAAAAATTCAGTCTTTGAGATTAGTGACAGTGATGACTGA